In one Lolium rigidum isolate FL_2022 chromosome 3, APGP_CSIRO_Lrig_0.1, whole genome shotgun sequence genomic region, the following are encoded:
- the LOC124700858 gene encoding uncharacterized protein LOC124700858: protein MELFQHAKEVRLKSRHDKFLYADEDELRVTQDRKGTSPNARWTVETVPHAPGAIRLKSRYGRYLAASSEPFLLKGHKVVQAAPVPGGRPDASVEWEPVREGFHVRFKSRLGAGAGSVGGSGGKYLRANGGVPPWRNSVTHDVPNRTNAQEWVFWSVEVVQVITPGPATPAATEPEPEPKLRPAAAPQEAHHRPTISQPTTPPRPVYTPRPPPSYAPPPLPTTKPEPNLEVRSLTSDSEFSAPLHRVEGRAVHYHIADDNGEVGDNIKRYSFTFNGSNLEELTDKLKEETGIDDLIICTRSPINGKLIPMLLRLPPNNAAMHIVLVRESSKVAETFPFPYGS, encoded by the exons ATGGAGCTTTTCCAGCACGCGAAGGAGGTACGGCTCAAGAGCCGGCACGACAAGTTCCTGTACGCGGACgaggacgagctgcgcgtgacgcAGGACCGGAAGGGCACCTCCCCGAACGCGCGGTGGACGGTGGAGACCGTCCCGCACGCCCCCGGGGCCATCCGCCTCAAAAGCAGGTACGGCCGCTACCTGGCGGCGTCCAGCGAGCCGTTCCTGCTCAAGGGCCACAAGGTGGTGCAGGCGGCCCCTGTGCCCGGCGGGAGGCCCGACGCGTCCGTCGAGTGGGAGCCCGTCAGGGAAGGCTTCCACGTGCGCTTCAAGTCCCgcctcggcgccggcgccggcagcgTCGGGGGAAGCGGCGGCAAGTACCTGAGGGCGAACGGCGGGGTGCCGCCGTGGCGGAACTCCGTCACCCACGACGTGCCGAACCGCACCAACGCGCAGGAGTGGGTGttctggagcgtcgaggtcgtgcAGGTGATCACGCCCGGGCCGGCCACGCCAGCTGCCACCGAGcccgagcccgagcccaagctcaGGCCGGCCGCGGCGCCGCAGGAGGCGCACCACCGGCCCACCATATCGCAAcccaccacgccgccgcgtcCGGTGTACACGCCGCGGCCGCCTCCGTCGTACGCGCCTCCGCCGCTGCCAACGACAAAGCCGGAGCCCAACCTCGAGGTCCGTAGCTTGACGTCTGATTCTGAATTTTC TGCCC CGTTGCACAGGGTGGAAGGCCGTGCAGTTCATTACCACATTGCTGATGATAACGGGGAAGTGGGAGATAATATCAAGAGATACTCATTCACATTTAACGGTTCCAACTTGGAGGAGCTTACTGACAAGTTAAAAGAGGAGACAGGCATCGATGACCTAATCATCTGCACACGCAGCCCTATCAATGGGAAGCTCATTCCTATGCTTCTGCGTCTGCCACCAAACAATGCAGCAATGCATATTGTGCTGGTCCGGGAGTCCTCTAAAG TGGCAGAAACATTTCCGTTCCCATATGGTTCATGA
- the LOC124704572 gene encoding chromatin-remodeling ATPase INO80-like has product MELFTHAKAVRLKSRHDKFLYADEDELHVTQDRNGSSPNARWAVEPVPHAPGAIRLRSRYGRYLAASAEAFLLGMTGRKVLQVAPAPGGRPDPSVEWEPVKDGFQARFKSRVGAGRGGGGNVKYLRANGGVPPWRNSVTHDVPHRSATQDWVLWDVEIVQVLTPAATPGAGLDHAASALQAPESPSPPKLRPAPTPHEAHHRPTKSHPTPPPHPEYKPPSPPHPEYAPPPPPPTAKPEPKLSKLESSYTFSAALHKVEGRAIHYLIADDNGDVEDDIESQAFTFNGSSLEELTDKLQEETGIDDLIVCTRSPINGKLTPLLLRLPPNNAAMHIVLVRESSKVAETFPFPYGS; this is encoded by the exons ATGGAGCTGTTCACGCACGCCAAGGCGGTGCGGCTCAAGAGCCGGCACGACAAGTTCCTGTACGCGGACGAGGACGAGCTGCACGTCACGCAGGACCGCAACGGCTCCTCCCCCAACGCGCGCTGGGCGGTCGAGCCCGTCCCGCACGCGCCCGGCGCCATCCGCCTCCGCAGCCGCTACGGCCGCtacctcgccgcctccgccgagGCCTTCCTGCTCGGCATGACCGGCCGCAAGGTGCTGCAGGTGGCCCCCGCCCCGGGCGGGCGCCCCGACCCCTCCGTCGAGTGGGAGCCCGTCAAGGACGGCTTCCAGGCCCGCTTCAAGTCCCGCGTCGgcgccggccgtggcggcggggGTAACGTCAAGTATCTGAGGGCGAACGGGGGCGTGCCGCCGTGGCGGAACTCGGTCACGCACGACGTGCCGCACCGCTCCGCCACGCAGGACTGGGTGCTCTGGGACGTCGAGATCGTCCAGGTGCTCACCCCCGCCGCCACGCCTGGCGCCGGCCTCGACCACGCCGCGTCCGCTCTCCAGGCGCCCGAGTCCCCGTCCCCGCCCAAGCTCAGGCCCGCGCCCACGCCGCACGAGGCGCACCACCGCCCCACCAAGTCCcacccgacgccgccgccgcatcccgAGTACAAGCCGCCTTCGCCGCCGCATCCGGAGTacgcgcctcctccgccgccgcccacggcCAAGCCGGAGCCAAAGCTCTCCAAGCTCGAG TCTTCCTACACTTTCTCCGCCGCGTTGCACAAGGTGGAGGGCCGCGCAATTCATTACCTCATTGCAGATGATAACGGCGATGTAGAAGATGATATCGAGAGTCAGGCATTCACATTTAATGGCTCCAGCTTGGAGGAGCTTACCGACAAGTTGCAAGAGGAGACAGGCATCGATGATCTTATCGTTTGCACTCGCAGCCCTATCAATGGGAAGCTCACTCCTCTCCTTCTGCGTCTGCCACCAAACAATGCAGCAATGCATATTGTGCTCGTCCGCGAGTCTTCAAAAG TGGCAGAAACATTTCCGTTCCCATACGGTTCATAA